A region of Vitis riparia cultivar Riparia Gloire de Montpellier isolate 1030 chromosome 12, EGFV_Vit.rip_1.0, whole genome shotgun sequence DNA encodes the following proteins:
- the LOC117926579 gene encoding peroxisomal adenine nucleotide transporter 1, which translates to MDELLKNNVLAAHAIVGAGSVTLASLLTYPLDTLKTLVQVGSGSGKQLSTAQILDRVRILSGTSGLYNGFGWSTLMRISGLGARFGVYEILTAFHKDGREDNYVSVPEAFTSGMVAGAMESLISSPFEIIKVRKQVTSASLIPSSRSVAEKSAVVPSIARLLHGYTPDQKALNHSVGLLSTLTSKHSNMIGALQEYPWMMTGSGRPPPVFHVRRPLDVISLEGWGALWRGLRSGVVRDTIFGGVFFSLWQFLHRAMLDWKAAGMDPSPRSDDEIGPLSPLGVSLAAGFSGSVAAAASHSFDTAKSRSQCIVLPKYISTERRLLKWKRPGRWYERYTGIHPSDRSLLHRGIWLRMGRSGVASFLVVGSYFLAVDQLAR; encoded by the exons ATGGACGAGCTGTTGAAGAACAACGTGCTCGCAGCACATGCTATTGTTGGTGCTGGATCAGTGACTTTGGCCAGTCTTCTCACTTACCCTCTTGATACTCTCAAAACTCTTGTCCAG GTTGGTTCAGGTTCTGGTAAACAGTTGAGTACAGCTCAGATTCTAGATAGGGTTCGGATCTTGTCTGGAACTTCAG GTTTGTACAATGGGTTTGGGTGGTCGACATTGATGAGAATTTCTGGTCTGGGAGCTCGCTTTGGAGTTTATGAAATTTTGACAGCTTTCCATAAAG ATGGCCGAGAAGATAATTATGTGTCTGTTCCTGAGGCATTTACATCAGGAATGGTGGCTGGTGCCATGGAATCACTCATAAGTTCTCCATTTGAAATTATTAAGGTTCGTAAGCAAGTAACTTCTGCTTCTCTCATTCCAAGCTCTAGATCTGTTGCAGAAAAGAGTGCTGTTGTGCCTTCCATTGCAAGATTACTACATGGTTATACTCCAGATCAGAAGGCATTGAACCATTCTGTTGGGTTGTTATCCACCTTGACCAGTAAACATTCTAATATGATTGGTGCCTTACAAGAGTATCCATGGATGATGACTGGCTCTGGGAGACCACCCCCTGTTTTTCATGTTAGGAGGCCATTGGATGTCATTTCTCTAGAGGGATGGGGTGCCTTGTGGCGGGGCCTCCGATCAGGAGTAGTTCGGGATACCATTTTCGGTGGGGTCTTTTTTTCCCTCTGGCAATTCCTACACCGGGCAATGCTTGACTGGAAGGCAGCTGGGATGGATCCGTCACCCAG GTCAGACGACGAAATTGGTCCGTTGTCTCCTTTAGGTGTCAGTCTGGCAGCTGGATTTTCTGGttctgttgctgctgctgcttctCATTCTTTTGACACTGCCAAAAGTCGATCACAATGTATTGTGTTACCCAAG TACATCTCCACAGAGAGGAGGCTTCTCAAATGGAAACGACCAGGGAGGTGGTATGAGAGATATACCGGGATCCATCCTTCTGATAGGAGCCTCCTACATCGTGGCATTTGGTTGCGGATGGGCCGCAGCGGGGTTGCATCATTCTTGGTTGTAGGAAGTTATTTCTTGGCTGTTGATCAGCTTGCTAGATGA
- the LOC117926578 gene encoding conserved oligomeric Golgi complex subunit 5: protein MAPPAIQKASPTPPSPLQKLSTPTVASTPTTATGGASPLDAFASDPTFSAFLSHSFDSTRFSSAALSAGSAASTAEKLQDGIRLLEKQLRSEVLHRHSDLLNQLSSLKDADSALSTLRAAVSSLQSSVRRVRSEIADPHRQIKSKTIQLSNLHRTTDLLQHSIRAIRLSKKLRDLASADPDKLDLAKAAQLHCEILSLCSENDLAGIDIINEELASVSEIGSRLRSDAMKVLERGMDGLNQAEVGTGLQVFYNLGELRQTVDALINKYKSQCVKSVSVALDMKAISVSSGGGFGPGGIRGSGTPQIGGGAKAKEALWQRMGTCMDEIHSIVVAVWHLQRVLSKKRDPFTHVLLLDEVMQEGDPMLTDRVWEALVKSFASQMKSTFTASSFVKEIFTVGYPKLFSMIENLLERISRDTDVKGVLPAISSEGKDQMIAAIEIFQTSFLALCLGRLSDLVNTVFPVSSRGSVPSKEHIARIILRIQEEIEAVQLDGRLTLLVLHEIGKVLLLLAQRAEYQVSTGPEARQVTGPATPLQLKNFTLCQYLQEIHTRISSMVAGLPAIASDVLSPALGAIYGVACDSVTSLFQAMLDRLESCILQIHEQNFGVHGMDAAMDNNASPYMEELQKSIVHFRGEFLSRLLPSKTNSISTGTETICTQLVRTMASRVLIFFIRHASLVRPLSESGKLRMARDMAELELAVGQNLFPVEQLGAPYRALRAFRPVIFLETSQLGASPLLQDLPPSVILHHLYSRGPDELQSPLQRNKLTPLQYSLWLDSQGEDQIWRGIKATLDDYAAQIKARGDKEFSPVYPLMLRLGSSLTENAPLSQKP, encoded by the exons ATGGCGCCTCCAGCAATCCAAAAAGCCTCACCCACCCCTCCTTCCCCTCTCCAAAAACTCTCTACTCCCACCGTCGCCTCCACTCCTACCACCGCCACTGGAGGCGCCTCCCCTCTCGATGCCTTCGCCTCGGACCCCACCTTCTCAGCCTTCCTCTCCCATTCCTTCGATTCCACCCGCTTCTCCTCCGCCGCCCTATCCGCCGGCTCCGCTGCCTCCACCGCCGAGAAGCTCCAGGATGGCATCCGCCTCCTCGAAAAGCAGCTTCGCTCCGAAGTCCTCCACCGCCACTCTGACCTCCTCAACCAGCTCTCCTCCCTCAAGGACGCCGATTCCGCCCTCTCCACCCTCCGCGCCGCCGTCTCCTCGCTCCAGTCTTCCGTTCGCCGTGTCCGCTCTGAGATCGCCGACCCTCACCGCCAAATCAAGTCAAAAACCATCCAGCTCTCCAACCTTCACCGCACCACCGACCTCCTCCAGCACTCCATTCGCGCAATTCGATTGTCGAAGAAATTGCGAGATCTCGCCAGTGCTGATCCCGACAAGCTCGATCTCGCCAAGGCCGCGCAACTGCATTGCGAGATCTTGAGCCTGTGCAGCGAAAACGACCTCGCCGGCATCGATATAATCAATGAGGAATTAGCATCCGTTTCTGAGATCGGATCTCGGTTGAGATCCGATGCGATGAAGGTGTTGGAAAGAGGCATGGACGGCTTGAATCAGGCCGAAGTTGGGACCGGACTGCAAGTGTTCTACAACCTTGGTGAGTTGAGGCAGACTGTGGATGCGTTGATAAACAAATACAAGAGCCAGTGTGTGAAGAGCGTGAGTGTGGCATTGGATATGAAGGCCATTTCTGTATCGTCTGGTGGAGGTTTTGGGCCAGGGGGGATTAGGGGGAGTGGGACGCCGCAGATCGGGGGCGGGGCGAAGGCGAAGGAGGCGCTGTGGCAGAGGATGGGGACTTGTATGGATGAGATTCATTCAATCGTGGTTGCGGTTTGGCACTTGCAGAGGGTGTTATCGAAAAAAAGAGATCCATTTACGCATGTCTTGTTGCTTGATGAAGTCATGCAG GAGGGTGATCCCATGTTAACAGATAGAGTTTGGGAAGCACTTGTAAAATCTTTTGCCAGTCAAATGAAGTCTACTTTCACTGCATCAAGTTTTGTCAAGGAGATATTTACCGTAGGGTACCCAAAGCTATTCTCCATGATAGAGAATCTTCTTGAAAGAATTTCTCGTGACACAGATGTCAAGGGGGTTCTACCAGCCATCAGTTCAGAAGGAAAAGATCAGATGATTGCTGCCATTGAGATCTTCCAGACATCTTTCTTGGCCCTCTGTTTGGGTCGCCTGTCAGATCTTGTTAATACTGTATTCCCAGTGTCCAGTCGTGGAAGTGTTCCTTCCAAAGAACATATTGCAAGGATTATATTACGTATTCAGGAAGAGATTGAAGCAGTCCAGTTGGATGGTCGCTTGACTCTTCTTGTCTTGCATGAAATTGGCAAGGTTTTGCTGCTGCTTGCACAAAGAGCTGAATACCAG GTATCTACTGGTCCTGAAGCACGTCAAGTAACAGGCCCTGCAACTCCATTACAACTTAAGAACTTCACATTATGTCAGTATCTGCAAGAGATTCATACTCGAATATCATCTATGGTAGCAGGACTGCCTGCAATTGCCTCAGATGTTTTGTCTCCAGCACTAGGTGCCATATATGGTGTTGCCTGTGATTCAGTGACATCCTTATTCCAAGCCATGCTTGATCGTCTCGAGTCATGCATTTTGCAAATCCATGAGCAGAATTTTGGTGTGCATGGCATGGATGCTGCTATGGACAATAATGCATCACCTTACATGGAGGAGTTGCAAAAGTCTATCGTTCACTTCCGCGGTGAATTCCTATCTAGGCTGTTGCCTTCTAAAACAAATTCCATTTCTACAGGGACGGAAACCATATGCACTCAGCTTGTTAGGACAATGGCTTCACGGGTTCTGATTTTCTTTATCAGGCATGCCTCTCTTGTAAGACCTCTTTCAGAATCAGGAAAGCTGAGGATGGCTAGGGACATGGCTGAGCTGGAGTTAGCTGTGGGCCAGAACTTGTTCCCTGTAGAACAGCTTGGTGCACCATATCGGGCCCTGCGAGCATTTCGGCCTGTCATTTTCTTGGAAACATCTCAACTGGGAGCATCTCCTCTTCTTCAGGATTTGCCTCCAAGTGTCATACTTCACCATCTTTATTCCCGAGGGCCAGATGAGTTGCAGTCACCCTTGCAAAGGAACAAACTTACACCACTACAGTATTCATTGTGGTTGGATTCTCAAGGGGAGGATCAGATCTGGAGAGGTATCAAGGCTACTCTGGATGATTATGCTGCACAGATTAAGGCAAGAGGAGACAAGGAATTCAGCCCTGTGTATCCTCTCATGCTTCGGTTAGGATCATCTTTAACAGAAAATGCTCCTTTGTCCCAAAAGCCTTGA